In the genome of Massilia sp. PAMC28688, one region contains:
- a CDS encoding bifunctional riboflavin kinase/FAD synthetase, whose protein sequence is MKVFRGLPNDRARAPCALTIGNFDGVHRGHQALLERVRGAAAGLGIEAAVMTFEPHPREYFARKSGDLSRAPTRIASLRDKLQSLDNAGIDRVIVEHFNAHFASITPEDFTDRILVDGLHVKWLMVGDDFCYGARRAGNIATLMAAGAKHGFHVETLPTVMLGDQRVSSSAVRAALADGDFARTRALLGHSYSMSGHVIHGEKLGRTLGFPTLNLRVAHRPALSGIFVVQVHGLAAQPLPAVASLGVRPTVTDSGRVLLEVHVFDYAQACYGKMVRVEFLSKIRDEEKYTDLATLTAAIARDCDTARDWFSQRAGALTATDRI, encoded by the coding sequence ATGAAGGTATTTCGCGGACTTCCCAATGACCGGGCCCGGGCGCCCTGCGCGCTCACGATCGGCAATTTCGACGGTGTCCATCGCGGCCACCAGGCATTGCTCGAACGGGTGCGCGGTGCCGCCGCCGGCCTGGGCATCGAAGCGGCCGTGATGACGTTCGAGCCCCATCCGCGTGAATATTTCGCGCGCAAGTCAGGCGACCTGTCGCGCGCGCCCACCCGCATTGCCAGCCTGCGCGACAAGCTGCAGTCGCTCGACAACGCCGGCATCGACCGCGTGATCGTGGAACACTTCAACGCCCACTTTGCCAGCATCACGCCGGAAGACTTCACCGACCGCATCCTGGTCGACGGCTTGCATGTGAAGTGGCTGATGGTCGGCGACGATTTTTGCTACGGTGCCCGGCGCGCCGGCAATATCGCCACCCTGATGGCCGCCGGCGCCAAGCACGGCTTCCATGTCGAAACGCTGCCCACCGTGATGCTGGGCGATCAGCGTGTGTCATCCTCAGCCGTGCGGGCGGCGCTGGCCGATGGCGACTTTGCACGCACCCGCGCCCTGCTTGGCCATTCCTATTCCATGTCCGGCCATGTGATCCACGGCGAAAAACTGGGCCGCACCCTGGGTTTTCCGACCCTCAATCTGCGCGTGGCGCACCGCCCGGCCCTGTCAGGCATATTCGTGGTCCAGGTCCATGGCCTGGCAGCCCAGCCCCTGCCCGCCGTGGCCAGCCTGGGCGTACGCCCGACAGTGACCGACAGCGGGCGCGTGCTGCTCGAAGTGCACGTGTTCGACTATGCCCAGGCTTGCTACGGCAAGATGGTGCGCGTTGAATTCCTGTCCAAGATACGGGACGAGGAAAAATACACCGACCTGGCCACCCTCACCGCCGCCATCGCGCGCGACTGCGACACGGCGCGCGACTGGTTCAGCCAGCGTGCCGGGGCGCTTACCGCCACCGACCGAATTTGA